CGGGACTCCCCTGCTCCTCTCCTCCGGGAACGACAACACCGTGACGGGGAGCGACGGCTTCCGGCCCGTCCCGAACCTGCACATCGATTCGCTGAACAACTCGCACGTCGTATGGGCGGCCAACAACTCCCCGCCTATCCCCTCAGGCATCTACTACTCGCTGGTCACTTCCAACCCCACTTTCGACAACATCGCGATCGGCGCGACGGAAGTTCTCGGGCGGACGTTCTCCTGGGGCCACCCTTCCGTCCATGTAATCTCCACGGCCTCCATCGTCGTTCTGGCAGCGGACGAGTCGTTCCCCGGGAGAGCGGGGAGCATGGGGATCGCCAACCTCAACCCGGACGCCGTGACACCGAAGACCGGGCGTCCGGTTGAGATCGGACAGGTCCGTTTATTCCTGCTGTTCGGGCCCTCCATCCTGCCATCGACGTTCGACCTGTACCATCCGGAGGCGTTTCTCGACGTGCTCCAGCAGATCCACCTCACCGGTTACGGCAACGCGGGCACGGCGGCAACCTATTACGCCATCAGTACGTCGGGCTTGAACCCCTTCATTGATTTCGCGTTCGCGACGGCCCCCATTTCCGTCGGTTTCAACCAGTTCCCGGCGGAGCTTCCCAACGATTACACCACGGCGGGATTCGCCGTACTAGGCGGAAAGACCATCGTTTTCTGGTCGGGCCTGATCCCCGGGAGCGCCAACCGGAACCTCAACTTCACGGCCGTGCCGAACAACTCTTACACACCGGAGGTGGAAGAAGGCTGCTCGATGGTCAAGGATCCACGCGCCGGCGAAACGGAGAGGATCCCCGGCACTTTCCTTCTCTTCCTCCCCGCGATCATGCTCGCCATCCGGCGGATCTCGCACGAATTCCGGCGCACGACCGGGAGGAGCGTTGCGGATTAGCAGATTCGTCCGGGGCCGCTGGTTCCTTGCGGCCCTGGGCGCTCTTCTCTTCATGTTCGTCTCCCTGTCCTTCTTCCTGTACTCCCTGCCGAAGGAAACCATCCTTTCTCCCATGAAATCGGCCCTCGCGGGGCAAGGAATCGAGTTTTCCTGCGAGGACGCCGGCATCGCCTTCCCGCTTCGCCTTGTCTGCAGGAATGCGATCCTGGTCCCCCGCGGCGGAGACGCCCTTTCCCTGGACTCGGTAGTGGCGTCCTGGGAGTGGGCTGGATTGTTTCAGTGGCTGCCGTTCCACTTGACGGCGATGCGCGGGATGGCGACGCTGGACATCCGCACGTCCCCCATGATCTCGAGCCCGGGAAAAGTACGGTTGCGCCTGGCAAGTATCGGTTCGGACGATCTGGCTGCCCTTCTCTCTGCGGCGCCCGGGGCCGGCTTCCTGATCGACTCTGCGGAGCTTCAGTGGAAACGAACGTCTTCGGGTGAGGTTTCCGGATCGGGGGAGGGGTCCCTGTCCTGGCTACGGTTCACGGTCCCCACTCCGGGCTCCCCGGTCCAGGAGGCCCTCCTCCGCAACGTCAAGCTGAAGTTCGTCGTCCGCGAGGGGACCATCCGCGTATCCTCCTTCACGGGATCTTATGAAGGGTCCGACGTCGATGGGACGGGAGAGATCGCCCGCTTCCTCACGCCTTCCCTTTCGACGATCACCTTCCATTTACGGATCCAGAAACCGCTGGAAGGGAGGATCGCCACCCTGTTTGACATGGTGGCGAAAAACGCCAAGAATGCTAATCTGAGAGTCAAAGGGACCCTCCTGTCCCCGACGGGGGAGTTCCAGTTTTTCTAGGACCGCGAATGAAAACCCTTGGCGTCTCCATAACGCGCAATCACCTCTCTGCCCTCCTGCGGGAGCAGTCCCTTTTCTCTTCACGGCTTGGCTTCTCCTGTACGATTCCCTGCAGGGAACCGTACGGCGGACTCGAGGACGCGGCCCGGCTCGCGGAGGAGGTCCGCAAGGGGACCGGCGAGAACAGCCTCCCGACAGTCGTGCTGTCGCTTCCGCCTTCCTGGACCTTTCTTCGACAGATCGAGCTTCCCGTGGAGGACCTCCGGCGCGCGAAAAAAATCCACCTGTCGGAGCTCGAGGGGAACCTGCCGATCGAGGACGAGCAGATCCTGTCCGACCTGCTGCCTTCCCCGTCGGGTTCATCCGGCCGATATCTGGCAATCGCAGCTCGCCGGGAGGCGGTGGAGAAGGCGGTTGCGGTTTTCGCCGGGGCCGGATTCCCACTGGACCGCGTGGTCACCGATCACGTGTCGATCCTCTCCGCGCTTCTTTCCGCGGAGGACCGGCCGGAGGGACTCCTCCTTTCGACTCTCTCCGACATCGTCGTTCTTCGCCTGGAGGGTGGATCGATCCGCTGGGCCCGCCAATTCCCCGACGCCATGGCCTCCGATGCCGGCGAGCTGGCAAAGGAATGGCAGGAAATTATACGGACCGATCCGGCCGCGGGCGCCCCTCTTCCGGTCACCGTGCTGGGCGAGGTTCCCGCCGCCCTGTCGAAGGAATTGGCCGACGCGACCGGGTTCATGCGGCCCGCCGGCCTCGCCGAAGAAATATCTCTTTTGGCCTACGGTGCCGCGCTGGCGCCTTCCTTGTCGACCGAGCTCGGAGGGTTTTCCCTCCGGACGTCCGCCGAGGCCGAGTCGGAACGGGAACTGGAGAAACGAAGGGTTCGCATCGCATCCGCAGCCGCCGCCGTGGCCGTCCTGTCCGTTTTCGGATCCCTCGAGGTCGCTCGCTGGGCCGAGGCGAAAAAGGTGGCCTCGGTACGAGCGCAGATCCGGAAGGAATTCTCCGAGGCCGTCCCCGGGGTCAAGGTGGTCGTGCAGGAGACGGCCCAGATCCGTGAAAAGATCCAGTCGCTCCGCCGCCAGCAAAAGGAGTTGGGGACCGACTCCCCCGGCCTTTCCGCCCTGCTGATGAAAGTCTCCCAGGCACTCCCGGCGAAGGAAAACATCGCCGTGAGGGAGGTGTCGTTCGACGCAGGGAGGCTGCGACTGACCGGCGAGGCGGGTGCCGCGCCGATCGTGGAGACGTATCGTTCCGCCCTTTCCACCGCGCTCGGGCCGGAAATGATCGTGACCGTCCAGGAGTCGCAGGGCAGCGCGAGGGCCGGCAGTCTCCGGTTCACCATCCTCATCGATAAAGGAACCCCTGCCCGTGCTTCGTAGCCGCGAAAGAACGATCCTCATCCTGGGGGGAATCGCGGCAGCGGCGATCCTGCTGCTGTCGTTCGTGGTGATCCCGGACGCGGCCAAGGTGAGAAGCCTTTCGCGCCAGTTCTCCCTTGCCGAAAAGGACCTGTCCGACCTTCGAAAGATGCGTCCCGAGCTGGAGCGGTCCGATCGCGACATGCGCCAGAAGAGCCTGCGCGTCACGGCCGCCGCCAACGCGAAGGAATCTCCTCTCGCCCGCCTGACCGCGGCCCTTCAAGAGGCCGGATTTCCGCAGTCGGCGTTCAGTCTCAAATCCACCGGCGGCAAGGATGGGGAATCCTTTCGAGAGGAGTCCTTCGATTTCAAGATCGAGAACCTGACCTACCTGGAGGCGGTCCGGCTGGTCTCCCGGATGGAAAACGGTCCGCTTCCCACCATCATCCGCTCCGCCCAGTTGAAAAACCGCTACGACGACAGCAAATACCTCGACGCGACATTCCGGATCGGGTTCCTCCTCCCCCTGAACCGATGATCCGCCGGTTCGCAGCCTTTCTTCTGATCGCTTCCCTTCTTTGTCCCGGATGCAAGGAGGACAAGCCCCGGGTCGAGCTTACGCCCGAGGACAAGGAACTGCTGCGCGCGAAAGCCGACGAAAAGATCGGGATCGTCATCATGGAAAATCTGCCGGCCCTTTTTGCCGGCGTGGTGGTTTTCCGCTCGGATGCTTTCGTGTCCCAGTCCCGCATGCTGGACCAGGCGAACCTCTCGGTCCTCAACATGTTCGGCAACACGGCCATCCTCCTCCTCAACAGCCCGGACATCCCCCCGCTGTTGAAGGAGCGGTCGGTGAAAAAGATCTACTACCTCTGCCGGCAGGGAGCGCTTCCCCGTCTGGACCCGGCCTTCGAAATGGACATCATGCGCCGGTTCGGGGAGGGGAAGGAGGACGATCCGATCGATTTTCTCATCCGGTTCCGGGAGCCGCCAGGCGAAAAGGACGAAAAGCTCGTGGAGGCCGCCGGGTTCACAATCCAGGCGCGGACCGGCACCATCTGGGTCGTCACGGGCCCACTCCGTCACCTCCCCCGCCTCCTGGAGAATGACCGAATAATTTATTACGAAGCGGCATCTAAAGCTCGAACAAAATAACCGAACAGGGACCTTCGTGAGCAGAACCGTTTTTTATAAATCCCTCGCCCGTTTCTGCTTCATACTCGTGGCCGCAATCTCCCTGTCGGGGGTCGATGTATCCCCTGATAACAGGAAGATCGAACCTTTTCTTCTTGCGACCGACCAGCCTGCCGTCGTGGCCGCTCAAAGGAAAATGATGGAAGCGGCGGGGCCCCCGGACCTTCCCGTCCCTGTTTTTATCCACATGAAAAGCGACGACCCGGAACTTCCGGCAAGGCTCGGGAACCTGGGAGGAAGCGGCAGGCCGGTCCATTCGCGGTTATACACGGGACGAATTCCAAGGGATGCGGCGCGATACATATCGAACTGGCCGCAGGTGGCCTACATCGAAAGCGCCAAG
The nucleotide sequence above comes from Deltaproteobacteria bacterium RBG_16_64_85. Encoded proteins:
- a CDS encoding type II secretion system protein GspN — translated: MRISRFVRGRWFLAALGALLFMFVSLSFFLYSLPKETILSPMKSALAGQGIEFSCEDAGIAFPLRLVCRNAILVPRGGDALSLDSVVASWEWAGLFQWLPFHLTAMRGMATLDIRTSPMISSPGKVRLRLASIGSDDLAALLSAAPGAGFLIDSAELQWKRTSSGEVSGSGEGSLSWLRFTVPTPGSPVQEALLRNVKLKFVVREGTIRVSSFTGSYEGSDVDGTGEIARFLTPSLSTITFHLRIQKPLEGRIATLFDMVAKNAKNANLRVKGTLLSPTGEFQFF